From the Bacillota bacterium genome, the window TGGCAACGCCCAGCTCGTCTGCTCGCTGCAGGCTGCTGTGAACCGCACTCGCCAGCAGACGGTCGGCTTCTTCTGGCGTGTAGTTGTTCCAGATGGGACCGACAGCGTGAATCACGTATCTCGCAGGGAGCCTGCCTGCGCCTGTTACTGCAGCGCCGCCCGTCGGCACGTGCCCGATACGGTTGCTTTCCTGCTGAATCACCTCACCACCGGCACGCACAATCGCGCCCGCAACTCCTCCACCGTGTTGCAACCTCTCATTGGCAGCATTGACGATAGCGTCAACCTGTTCCTGGGTGATGTCGCCCTGCAACAGGGTAATCTGTTGACCGTTCGGCAGTGTGGTTCTTGCAATCCGCTGGCTCATTGGCATCCCCCACCTTTTAGTATAACGCCTTATCCTTTCAGGCGCAACCGCCGAAGTCCTTCAAATGGCTCGACGAGAGCCTCGGCGTCCAGCGTACCGTAAACGGCAGCAGCTGCTGGAAAGGCAAATAGGCTCTGCACGGCGAAGTATTGGGCAGAGAAAGGCACACAGTCTGTTTAAACCGGTCAGGACGATATACAAGCGATAAGGAGATTGCGTCACTCGCAGGCATGATGGATATACCCAGAGCCAGTGCAGAACCGACCACACATCCACCCACCGATTCTGCGGACAGGGATACGCTTCGTAAGCCAGCGGCAGGCGTCTCGTCCCGTGCTATCCTGCTGGGTATTATGTTGATCCCGCTAAACGTTTACTGGGTCATTGTGGCGGAGCTGCGCTGGTATGCCATCCTTACGCTTAATCCGCTGTTTGTAACGCCTGTCTTCTACCTGTTTGTGCTTGTCATTCTCAATGCGTTGCTGCGTCGCGTGGCTCCACGCTGGATGCTGAGCCCGGCAGAGCTGGTGGTCATCTACGTGATGCTGGTGATGTCCTGTACCATCGCCACCCACGATTTCATCATTAACCTCATCTCTCTCATGGGGTGGGCGAGATGGTTTGCCACCCCGACCAACCGCTGGGAGGACACGCTGTTCCCCCACCTGCCGCGCTGGTTGCTGGTCTGGGACAAAGAGTTGCTGGAAGGCTTCTTTCAGGGCAACAGTACCCTGTACCGACTGGAAGTGCTGAAGATGTGGGCAGCTCCGCTGGCGTTCTGGAGCCTGTTTATCTTTATC encodes:
- a CDS encoding macro domain-containing protein, producing the protein MSQRIARTTLPNGQQITLLQGDITQEQVDAIVNAANERLQHGGGVAGAIVRAGGEVIQQESNRIGHVPTGGAAVTGAGRLPARYVIHAVGPIWNNYTPEEADRLLASAVHSSLQRADELGVATIAFPAISAGIYGFPKDRCAKVMLETIESYFAQKPGSSVREVRLVLFDAPTVQAFQQEFTARYNG